One Agrobacterium vaccinii DNA window includes the following coding sequences:
- a CDS encoding DsbA family protein — protein MHFPEFNITRRSLLGGVALAAVAASIPFALMPNAALAQDLPESSGNVDMAAVLKPGPLPDRALGDANAPVKIVEYMSMTCPHCAHFHNTTFEEIKKKYIDTGKVYFIIREFPFDPRAAAAFMLARCAPEQQYYPFVSMLFKQQQTWATAQDARAALLQMSKLAGFSQETFEACLTNQKLLDDVNATMQRGATEFGVNSTPTFIINGKRYAGDMSVENMSALVDSLL, from the coding sequence AGCAGTCGCCGCATCCATTCCTTTTGCCCTGATGCCCAACGCAGCCCTTGCGCAGGATCTGCCCGAATCATCCGGCAATGTGGACATGGCCGCCGTTCTCAAGCCAGGCCCGCTGCCGGACCGTGCGCTGGGTGATGCGAATGCACCTGTCAAGATCGTTGAATATATGTCGATGACATGCCCGCACTGCGCGCATTTCCACAACACGACTTTCGAAGAAATCAAGAAGAAGTATATCGACACCGGCAAGGTCTACTTCATCATCCGCGAATTCCCGTTCGATCCACGCGCTGCCGCTGCCTTCATGCTGGCCCGCTGCGCGCCTGAACAGCAGTATTACCCGTTCGTTTCCATGCTGTTCAAACAGCAGCAGACATGGGCAACCGCGCAGGATGCACGCGCTGCCCTGCTGCAAATGTCGAAACTGGCCGGTTTTTCACAGGAGACATTCGAGGCCTGCTTGACGAACCAGAAACTTCTGGATGATGTGAACGCAACGATGCAACGCGGTGCGACGGAGTTCGGCGTCAACTCGACCCCGACCTTCATCATCAACGGAAAGCGCTACGCTGGAGACATGTCTGTGGAAAATATGTCGGCTCTCGTCGACAGCCTTCTCTAA